A window of Chryseobacterium shandongense genomic DNA:
CCTGTAAGAATCATAAGATCTGCCCAGGAAATTTTCTTACCATATTTTTGTTTAATCGGCCAAAGAAGTCTTCTTGCTTTGTCTAAGTTCACATTATCGGGCCAGCTGTTCAGCGGGGCAAAACGCTGTTGCCCTGCGCCTGCGCCTCCTCTTCCGTCACCTACACGATATGTTCCTGCACTATGCCATGCCATACGAATGAATAGCGGACCATAATGTCCGAAATCAGCGGACCACCAGTCCTGTGAATCCGTCATTAACTGATGAAGGTCTTTTTTTACGGCTTCGAGATCAAGTTTTTTAAATTCTGCTGAATAATCAAAATCTTTATCCATAGGATTAGATAGCGATGAATGCTGACGGAGAATATCTACTTTCAGCTGATCTGGCCACCAGTCGGAATTTTTAGTACCTCCGCCTGCAACGTTTTCTTTTTTCATGGAGCCGTTATGAAACGGGCATTTACTGATGTCATTTGAATCTTTTTCCATTGTCGTTTAATTTTATGTTGATGTAATAATTATCTACAAGCAAACTTACATAAGTTTTTTAATCAATATAATCTATTAAAAATATTCTTATGATAGTTAAAAACGATTATTTAACAAATATTTGATGTGGTAATGATAAATTTAAGAATAATTCGGATATGTATTCTAACCAGTTTAAAAGAGAAATGAGTTTTATATATTTTAAATTTCAAAACTTGACTGTAATCATAAAATCCAAATTTTTATAGTACATTTATATATGATTAAACATTAAAATATGAAAAAAGTTTTAACAGTTGTTCTGGTAGCATTTATTATTATTCAGTTTTTTCCGATTGATAAAACAAATCCTGCACCTACTCCAGGAATGGATTTTTTAAAAATCAAAAATACTTCACCTGAAATTGCCAACCTCATAAAGACTTCATGCTATGACTGCCACTCTAATGAAACAGTTTATCCATGGTATTCTAGTATAGCACCTGCATCGTGGATTATGAAAAACCATATTGATGAAGGGCGCAAAGCGCTTAATTTTTCAACATTTGCCATGTATGAGCAAAAAGATCAGGCACATAAATTGCACGAATGTACAGAAATGGTTGAAAGCAGAGAAATGCCACTTGATTCCTATTTTTTAGGGCATCAAAACGCAAAATTGAGCGACGAGCAGAGAAAGATTCTGATAGATTATTTTAAGCGAGAGAAACAGGAAACGGAAAGAAAAATGCTTTATTAAATCTTAACATCATGGATGAAAACTGGCAAAACAAACACCTTATATTTTTTGACGGCGACTGCGGAATCTGCAACTTTTGGGTACAATGGATTCTTGAAAGAGATAAAAAAGACCAGTTTATGTTTGCTTCCCTGCAATCTGATTTTGGTCAAAAATTTTTAGTTGAAAGAGGGCTGAATACAAAAGTTTTTAACACCTTGTATTTATGGAAGCCCGGCCAATATTATCTAGAGAAATCTAAAGCGGTTTTAAAGATCGCTAATCTTATCGGAGGGATTTACAGATTTTCTGTTTTAGGAAAAATTATCCCTTTTTATTTAAGCGATAAATTGTATGATATAGTTTCTAAAAACAGGATGAAAATTGCCAACCAGAAATGCTATTTACCGACTCCGCATCAGAGGGCAAAATTTATTGACGTTTAAGCTTAATTATGAAATATGGTAACCAAACTTAATCCAAAACGTAAGACTGCCTCTTATTGAAGCAGTCTTTTAATTTTAGCTGATATTCAATTACTGATTCAGAGACCAAACGGAATATGATTTTGGCGCACATTGGATCTTCACCCATTTATCAGATTGGGTTGTTGGATACCAACTTGAACTGCCGGTAAAATCTTTAATCTGCTGGCTTGTCCAGTTCGTCTGGATCCATCGTTCCTGCCAGCTTGAAGAATTGTTAATATAAACCACCAGTCCAGGATTTCCGTTATATCCGTTTCTTCGTGTAATATATTCGTCGTTATCGGTATAAAGGATGGAAGTTGTTCCCGTCGCTTTATTGTTGTGAATCCAGATAAGATTGTTTAATCTTTCTTTATTCAGCCACTCTTCGTAATCTCTGTAAAAAATTGTAGGATAGCCTTCATGCGTTAAAATATAAGCGTAAGCCAGCATTTTATTGTAGATAATATCCGTGTCGTGATTGGCAACGAATGTTACTGCTTTAAAAGGATTTCGCTTCCACATCATATCGTCATTAAGAACATTTAAATTTCCGTTATCAAATGCTTCATCCATTTTGTAATAGGCAGCAAAATCAAACACCGAACTATTTGCATTATTGGCCCACCATTCCAGCGTATTGACATTAGAATCCCAAAGCTCACCAACGGAAAATCCGCCGACATTGGAATTCCAGGTATTTACCACCCAAGGTCCGAAACCTTTTACATAATCGAATCTCCATCCGTCAAATTTCATCA
This region includes:
- a CDS encoding heme-binding domain-containing protein, whose product is MKKVLTVVLVAFIIIQFFPIDKTNPAPTPGMDFLKIKNTSPEIANLIKTSCYDCHSNETVYPWYSSIAPASWIMKNHIDEGRKALNFSTFAMYEQKDQAHKLHECTEMVESREMPLDSYFLGHQNAKLSDEQRKILIDYFKREKQETERKMLY
- a CDS encoding thiol-disulfide oxidoreductase DCC family protein codes for the protein MDENWQNKHLIFFDGDCGICNFWVQWILERDKKDQFMFASLQSDFGQKFLVERGLNTKVFNTLYLWKPGQYYLEKSKAVLKIANLIGGIYRFSVLGKIIPFYLSDKLYDIVSKNRMKIANQKCYLPTPHQRAKFIDV